A genome region from Bufo gargarizans isolate SCDJY-AF-19 chromosome 2, ASM1485885v1, whole genome shotgun sequence includes the following:
- the LOC122929291 gene encoding olfactory receptor 1468-like: MVIDNGKNIMLVTNLTVVTEFLLLGFQGSQLLRNILFLLFLVVFVVTICGNLLIITLVSTTKNLHNPMYYFISQLSISDILLSTNIVPNLLHILLNNGGTISFIGCMTQFYFFDCTVALECFLLAVMSYDRYVAICNPLRYTSIMTNIFCVTSIIISWLIGNVLSFINMIPTSKLNFCGSNIIDHLFCDLVPLLDLSCSDTFFIHLEIFVLGAPSVMVPTSIIVVSYTYIVISVLRIPSSTGRQKAFSTCSSHLIVVSIFYWTIFSVYVFPKREKTWVSSKILSLLYTVITPFINPIIYSLRNKDIKKAVQQTLHKHTSRNKH, translated from the exons ATGGTCATCGATAACGGAAAGAACATCATGTTGGTG ACAAATCTGACTGTGGTCACAGAGTTTCTCCTCTTAGGATTTCAAGGCAGCCAACTTTTGAGAAATATTTTATTTCTTCTGTTCCTTGTTGTTTTTGTTGTCACAATATGTGGGAACCTCCTGATCATCACCCTGGTGTCCACCACCAAGAACCTCCACAACCCAATGTACTACTTCATCTCACAACTGTCCATCAGTGACATCTTATTATCCACAAATATTGTCCCCAACCTGCTCCACATCCTACTGAATAATGGAGGAACCATCAGTTTTATTGGATGCATgactcagttttatttttttgattgcacCGTAGCATTAGAGTGTTTTCTTCTCGCTGTGATgtcttatgacagatatgtggccATCTGTAATCCCCTCCGTTACACTTCCATCATGACAAATATATTTTGTGTTACATCAATCATTATTAGTTGGTTAATTGGAAATGTTCTTTCATTCATTAATATGATACCAACATCAAAACTAAACTTTTGTGGGTCAAATATCATCGACCATTTATTCTGTGACCTTGTCCCCTTACTAGACCTGTCCTGTTCTGACACCTTCTTTATTCACTTGGAGATTTTTGTTTTGGGAGCTCCATCTGTAATGGTCCCAACCTCAATCATTGTAGTGTCTTATACTTACATTGTGATATCAGTCTTAAGGATCCCATCCAGTACTGGTAGacagaaagccttctccacctgtaGCTCCCACCTCATTGTGGTCTCCATATTTTACTGGACTATATTTAGTGTTTATGTTTTCCCTAAGAGAGAAAAAACTTGGGTCAGTAGTAAAATCCTCTCCCTGCTGTATACTGTAATTACTCCATTTATTAACCCCATTATATACAGTCTGAGGAATAAAGACATAAAGAAAGCCGTACAGCAAACATTACATAAACACACATCCCGTAATAAACATTAA